A region of the Halostella limicola genome:
ACTCGCTTTTCACGTCCTCCTCGATGCCGTCGAGCACGCGGTGGTACGGCAGGATGACGTGGGCGCGGCGGGCGACCCGCACGTCCGGGTCGAGGCCGCGCTCGCGGAGGTCGTCTATCTCGTCGAACAGCGTCCGGGGGTTGACGACGCAGCCGTTGCCGAGCACCCCCACCTTGCCGCGAACCGCCCCGCTGGGGACCAGCGAGAGCTTGTACTCGGTGCCGTCTTCGACGACGGTGTGGCCGGCGTTGTCGCCGCCCTGATACCGGGCGATCACGTCGGCCTCGTCGCAGTAGAGGTCGACGATGCCGCCCTTGCCCTCGTCGCCGAGTTGGGCACCCACGATGGTAACGGTCATAACAGGGTTCGATTCTCTCTACCCCGATAAACCGATTACGATAGCACCGGCCGTGGCGGGAGAAAGTATCCACGATCGCGTATCAACAGTTCGACTGACCCGACCCCCGTTGCATCCCCGTGGTGTGGTGTGCGGTAACCCTCGACGACTCACCGACGGGGCCCGCTCACCACCGATGATGGACGTGTTCCCGGACGTACTCCTCGTACACCTCGTCGACGGCCGCGCGCTGGTCGTCTGACGGCGCGGGCAGGTCCGCCGCCGCGACGTTGTCGCGGATGTGCTCGGGGCTCGTCGACCCGGGGATGACCGTCGAGACGGCGTCGTGGTCGAGGATCCAGCGGAGGGTGAACTTCGCCATCGTCGCGCCCTCGGGCACGGCGGGACGGAGTTCGTCCACCGCGCCGAGGCCGGTCTCGAAGGGGACGCCCGCGAACGTCTCGCCCACGTCGAACGCCTCGCCGTCGCGATTGAAGTTGCGGTGGTCGTTCTCGGGGAACTCCGCGTCCCGCGAGAGCTTCCCCGTCAGGAGGCCCGACGCCAGCGGAACGCGGACGATGACGCCGACGTCCTCCTCCTTCGCGCGCTCGAAGAACAGGTCGGCGGGGCGCTGGCGGAACGGGTTGAAGATGATCTGCACCGTCTCGACGCCGGGGTACTCGATGGCCTTGAGGCCTTCCTCGACGCGCTCGACGGAGACGCCGTAGTGGTCGATACGGCCTTCCTCTTTGAACCCCTCCAGCGCCTCGAACACCTCGGGCCGGTAGTACACGTCCGTCGGGGGGCAGTGCAACTGGACGAGGTCGAGCGTCTCCTCGCCGAGGTACTCGCGGCTCCGGTCGACGTGGTCGCGCAGGTTCTCCTCGGTGTAGCGCTCGGCCGTGTGCGGGTCGAGGCGGCGGCCCGCCTTCGTGGCGACGTACACGCGCTCGTCGCGATCGTACTCCTCTAGCACCTCGCGGATGATGCGCTCGCTCCGGCCGTCGCCGTACACGTCCGCGGTGTCGACGAAGTTCACGCCCTCGTCGAGCGCCGCCCGAACGGCCTCGCGGCCGTCCTCCTCGGAGACGTCACCCCAGTCCCCGCCGATGTTCCAGGTGCCGAGTCCTACTTCCGTCACGTCCCAGCCGGTCGTCCCGAGCGTTCGTCGATCCATGTGCGTAGTGGACCGCGCGACGCCCGTAAGTGTACGTACAGGGGCAAGCGCGGCGCCCGAACCTCTCCAACTTGATCTATTTATCATTGCGAATAGATCCAAAGTGTTAACCCCACGCACGGCGAAAAGTCGTATCCGACTTTCTGGCGGAACGTGTTGACGATAACCTTTAAAGCCCCGAAAGACAAGTTAACAAATGCCATGATAGATAGACTTGAGAAAGAGGTCGATATGCTCGAACGTCATCTTCAGGTCCTGAAGATGGTCATCGAGAACGAGCCCATCGGTATCGTCAAGATGTCCAACGAGACGGGGTACCCCCATCACAAGGTCCGCTACTCCCTTCGTGTCCTCGAAGAGGAGAACCTCATCGAACCCTCGAGCCAGGGCGCCATCAAGACGGAACGGACCGACGAGTTCGTCGACGAGCTCGACGACAAGCTCGACGACATCGTCGGGAAGCTCCACGACATGAAGATCGAAGAAAGCGCCGAGATCGAGAGCTAAAGCTCCGGCACGTTGAGGTGGAAGTCGCGTCCTCGCGATTCGACGAGGCAGAGATGATACCCCTGTTTCCGGGATATCTTCACGAAGCTCTTCTTCGAGTCCCGACTCAGGAAGCTCCCGCTCGTCGCCTCCGCGGCGGTTTCGAGCGCGCCGGGATCGAAGAACGAGGAGGTCACGACGAACGCCGCGCTCAGGTGCTCGTTGGACCCCTTCAGCCGCGAGGCGTCGCTCTCTAGCGTCGCCATCCCGTCCTGCGTGACGGGGTCGCGCGCGTCGTTCAGATCGGCCACGACCAGCGGGTTCCCCATCCGGTCGCGCAGGACGACGTCGAACTGCTTCTGCTCGCGGACCTCGTCGCCGTTCTCCGTGTACACGAGGCTCACGTCGCCTTTCAGCTCGGCCCGGTCGATCTGGGGGATGGCGTCGTAGAGGCCCTCCAGCGATGTCGCGTGGCCGGTGTCGCGGATCTCGTACAGCAGGCCGCCGACGATCCAGTCGACGAAGTTGAACTCCAGCGTGTCGGTGAGGAACTCGTCGAACGCCTTCCCGTCGACCGCCGCCTCCTCGCTGTCGAACTGCGTGTGGTGCTCCAGGCGGAGGTTGGCGTTGACGGTCTCGGCGTCGGCGTCGCCCGCGTGGGCGTCCTCCAGGGTCGCGTCGCCTTTCGACGCGTAGCGGACGAACAGGTTCGTTCCCCGGAGCGCCTCGGCCGCGCCGATCTGTCGCCCGGCGTTCGGCGCGCCGCCGGCGGCGCGGCGTGCCTCCTCCAGTTCACGCTCCAGGCGGTTCACCTCGCTCTCCAGGCGTTCTATCTCCGCTTCGAGGTCCTCGACCTCGCCGCGGAGCGACTCGGCCTCGTCCCGGTACTCGTCGCGCTCGACGCGGAGGTCGTCGCGCTCGCCCTGGAGGTTCGATACGCGCTGCTGAAGCTGGTCTATCTTGTCCTCGCGCTCGAGCACCTCTTGCTTGAGCGTCTCGTCGCTCCCGGCGGTGCCGGCGCCGGCGGTGTCGGACCGCGACGCGTTCGACCGCGACGCCTCCGACCCAGACGACCGTTCGCGGTCGGTCGACCGTCGCGCGCTCCCGCCTGAATCGCGGCCCGCGGGCCGGGCACCGCCCTGCTCCGCGGAGCGCCCGCGGCTGCCCGCCCGCGACTGCCGCGTCTCGGACCGTGCCGGCGACTCCTCGTCGCCGGTCGACGACCGGTCGGGGTCGAGCGACGGGATGGTCCGCGCCTCTTGCCACTCCTCCTCGCTCTCGTACGTCGGGTCGACGCCGTCGTCGTCCGACTCGGCGGGTTCGGCCGTCCCGAGGTCCGCGTCGTAGCTCTCGCGCGCGGCGTCGTTCGGGTCGGGACCGGCCGCGCCCTCGGCGCTCGCGGGATCGCTTCGCGCCGGCTCGGTCTCGGTCGCGTCGACGGCCGCCTCCGCGGCGTCGACGGCGGGCGTCGCGCCCGTCGGTTCGTCGTCCGGGCCGGCCGACGAGGCGTCGGTGACCGTCCGCCCCGTAGCGGCCTCCGCGGCGTCGGTCGACTCGGCCCGCTCGGCGAGTTCGTCGGGGTCCGGCGCGTCGACGTCCTCCGGTTCCGCGCCCGGCACGTCGAACGACTCGCGCTCGGTCGGGTGGGTCGGGTCGGAGTCGGCCGGGCCGGCTCCGTCGTCGGTCGCCGGCTCCCGGTCCGGCGCGCTCGCTTCGTCCGGTTCGCCGCGGCCGGGCGCGGCCGGATCGCCCCTGCCCGCCGCGTTCGGGTCGGCGTTCGCCTCGTGGCCGCCCGCACCGCGCTCGCCGCCGGCCGGCTCGCGCGCGTCCGGGTTCCGGGCGGAGCCGGGTTCCGGGTCCTCACTTGCGCCGGATCGCGCCGCGTTCGCGTCGGCCTGCGGGTCCGCTCCTGCGCCCCCGGACGGTTCGGACCGGGTCGGTTCGCCGGCACCCGCGTCGGGTTCGGTGCCGGCCTCGACGTCGCCGCCGTTTGTCGCTTCTCGGCCCGCCGGCTCGTTCGCGGCCGCGTCGGCGCCCGCGCTCGTCCCGCTCGGACCGCCCGCGTCGCTCGCGGCGCCGGTTCCGTCCGCGTCCGCGGCCCCGCCGGACGGGTCGGGGACGTCCGTCACCTCGATGTCGACGTTGCGCACCTCGTAGATGCCGACCTCGTCGTTCGCGCGCTCGAAGGCCTCGTCGCCGGTGATCAGTTCCTCGCTGTTGCCGACGAACGCGCAGCTCATCGACTTGCCGCCGTAGTAGACCGTGTAGTAGTCGCCGCTGAGGACGTTCTCGCTGAGCTCGATGAAGCCGGTGAACGACCCCGACGAGAGCGTCCCGTCGGCGTCGGCGACCGGCGTGTCCTCCGTGTAGTACTTCGCCTGCTGTTCGCCGCCCTTCTCCAGCATGGTGAACAGGAGGGGAAGCGAGGGGTCCGGCGCCTCGTGTGCGGTCGCCGAGGCGGACTCGAAGTCCTCGATGGCCCCCTCGAACACGCCGACGATGCGGCCGTTCAGCATGAACAGCCACGTCCCCCGGGCGCGCACCGCACCGGAGAACTGCTCGTCCGCGAGGTCGCGCAACCCCTGGTACCCGTCGACGGGGCGGGTACTCCAGTCGTCGACCCGCTGTTCCGTGCGCGTATTCATACTTCGCAAAAGCCACAAGCGAAACATATACTTTCCGCCGCCGGGCCGGAAGCGTCAGCGGCGTAACCGAAAAGCGGCGGCTCGACGAGGATCGGTCGAACGTCGGTCGCGGCACGGCCTCAGATCCGCTGCTCGGCGTCGTCCGCCAGCTCCTCCATCCGCTTGCCGATGCGGCCGGCGCTCGAGAACTCGTCCTCGCTCATCGCGTTCGCGAGGGCGTTGCCGAGGACGAACACGGCGTGTTTGTGCTCGCTCTTGGACTTGTGGACGTGCGAGGGGTCCACGTCAAGCTGGTAGTACGGATCGAACAGCTCGGGATCGACCTCCTCGCGCTCGGCGACGTTCTCCATGATCGTCACCATCTGCTCGTGTAATTCGAGCAACTCGTCTTTGTGCATGGGCACCTGTAGGAGTGATGCGGATTTCAACCTTTTGACCGTGCGGGGTTCGCACACGCCCGATATCGGACGCTGCCGAACTCCGAACCCCGGATGTATAAGTGATCCGATTGGTACGGTGACGGGGCGACCGCGGGCGCGGAGGCGGTCTGGTCGTCAGACCTCCGTCGCGGACGGCAACGTTTTTCCGCCAGTCGGCGGTATGAGCGGGCGAATGAGCAAGTGGCGACGGCGCACGGCGCTGTACCTCCTCTCGCTGGCCGCCGTCATGGCGACCTACGCCGTCGCGTATCACGTCGGCATGGCCGTCTTCGAGGGGCGGCCCTCGTCGTTTTTCCACTCCGTGCAGGTCGTCGTCGAGACGTTCACCACGACCGGGTTCGGGTCGGACGCCCCGTGGTCGTCGCCGTGGATGAACCTCCTCGTGGTCCTGATGGACCTGACCGGCGTGTTCCTCATCTTCCTCGCCCTCCCGGTGTTCGTCTTCCCCCTCTTCGAGGAGGCGCTCGCGACGTCCGCGCCGCGGGCCGCCGAAGACACGGCCGACCACGTCGTCGTCTGCGAGTACACCCCGCACGGCGAGGCGCTGGTCGAGGAACTGGAGACCAGCGACCAGGAGTACGTCGTCGTGGAGTCCGACGAGGAGGTCGCCGCGGAACTGTACGAGGACGACCTCTCCGTGATCCACGGCGACCCCGAGTCGACGGAGACGCTCCGGCGCGCGAACGCCGACGCGGCGACCGCCGTCGTCGCCGACGCCGACGACGAGCGCAACGCGAGCATCGTCCTCTCCGCGCGGGAGGTCTCGCCGAACGCGCGGGTCGTCACCCTCCTCGAAGACCGGGCGAACGAGCCGTACCACCGCCTCGCCGGGGCCGACACGGTGCTCTCGCCCGAGCGGATCCTCGGCGGGAGCCTGGCGGACAAGATCACGGGGTCCATCGACGCCCCGGACGTGGTCGGCGACGACTTCGAGATCGCCGAGCTCACCGTCCAGCGGGACAGCGCCGTCGCGGGCCAGCGCCTGAAAGAGAGCGGAATCCGGGAGGGGACCGGAGTGAACGTCGTCGGGATCTGGGAGCGCGGCGAGTTCCGGAGCCCGCCGTCGCCCGACACGGTCCTGTCGGGGGGGACGGTGCTTTTGGCCGCCGGGCGGGTGCGGAGCCTCGAAGCGCTCCGCCGACTCACGCGGTCGAAGAAGCGCCGGCCCGCCCGGTCGAACGTGGTCGTCCTCGGCAGGGGAGAGGTCGGGTCGACCGTCGTCGACGAACTGGCGGCCGCCGACGTGGACGCGACGGTCGTCGACCTACGGGAGATGCCGGCGGTCGACGTGGTCGGCGACGCGACCGAGCGGAGCACGCTCCGGGAGGCCGGCGTCCCGGACGCGACGACCGTCGTCCTCGCCCTCGGGAGCGACACGGCGACGACGTTCGCCACGCTCGTCGTCGACGAACTGAACCCGGACGCGGAGATCGTCTGCCGCGCGGCCGAGGGCGAGAGCGTCCCCAAACTGTACCGCGCCGGCGCGGACTACGTGCTCGCGCTGTCGCGGGTGAGCGGCCGGATGCTCGCCTCGACGGTGCTCGACGAGGACATCATCTCGCTCGACACGCAGGTCGAGGTCGTCCGGGCGCCCGTGCCGGCGCTGGCCGGGTCGACGCTACGGTCCGCGAACGTCCGCGAGCGCACCGGCTGTACGGTGGTCGCGGTCGAGCGCGAGGGCGAGATGATCACCGACCTCGGCCCGGAGTTCAGGTTTCGCGCCGGCGACGAGGCGATCGTCGCCGGCAGGGACGCGGACGTCAACGAGTTCACCGCGCTGACCTCGGGCGACGACTGACTCGGGGATGGCGGGTGACGAAAGCAGAGCGGCCGAGAGGACCGAACCGGCTCAGGCCGCCGCGCGCGCCGAGTCGCCGAGCAGGCGGCGCGCGGTGACGACGACCCATCCGCCGAAGGCGAGCGCGCCGGCGTACTCCGCCGCCGCGAACCACCGCGGTGCGACCGATCCGACCCACGTGGCCCACGCGAGGACGTGGGCGTTCGCGAGCCACACCGTCGCCAGCCCCCGCCGGACGCGACCGGCGAGCGCCTCGCCGGTGCCCCACACCCACAGGAACAGCGTCGCCCCGACGTAGTGCGTGACGGCGACGACGCCGTGGCCCGCCTTCGGCAGGTGGAACACCCCGACCATCGCCATCGCCGCCACCGTGACGAGAAAGAGGCCGACCCCGACCCGCTGAACGAGGTTTCCGGCGTCCGCGAGCAGCGCGTACGCGAAGGGGACCCCGAGCGCGCCGGCCGCGATCAGCACGCCGTTGAACAGCCAGTACGTCCCCGTCCCGGGCCGACCCATGTCCGAGAGGGCGGCACCGGCCCAAGTGAACGACGACGAGACGAGCGTCGCCACGAGGATGCCGCCGAGCGCCAGCGCGGCCGAGGCGAGGCCCGTCGCCGCCGCGATCCGTCGAGTTTCTGTCACGGGTCCAACCTACCGCTCGACCGGTAAATACGTTCGGCCGCCGCGAAAGAATTTTGCGGCGGTGCCGGGAAATCATATCTATGTCCGGGATCGTCTTTTTCGCGGCGGAGCGGCCGTCGGCGGTCGTCTCGTTCTACACCGACGAGGTCGGCGCGACGGTGTGGCTCGAACAGGAAGGCTGTACCATCCTCCGACACGGTAACTTCCTGTTCGGGTTCTGCGAGGGCGACGTCGCGGAGACCTGCGGGACCGTCACCTTCTACTACGACGACCGAGACGCCGTCGACGAGATGCACGACCGCCTCGCCGACCGTGCGCGCGGGCCGCCGCGGGAGAACGAGGAGTACGACATCTACCAGTTCTTCGCCGACGACCCCGAGGGTCGGACCGTCGAGTTCCAGACGTTCCTGCATCCGACGCCGGAAGTCTGAGGCGATTTTGGCAAACCTAAAAACTCAAGTACGAGCGTCGGAAAGCGGGGGTAATGAGCGAGAACGCGGACGAGAACGCGGCCGGCGCCGGGTCGGACGCGTACACGTTCGACGACGTGAGCGTCGTGATGGGGACGTACAACGAGGCCGAGGCCATCAGGACGGTGCTCTCGGACATCGACGAGGTGACGGACGGCCGGGCCGAGGTGGTCTGCGTCGACGGGTCCAGCGACGAGACGCCCGAGATAGCGCGCGACCACGGCGCGACGGTGATCCGGCAGGCCCCGCAGGGGTACGGCGTCGCCGTGCGCGAGGCCGTCCTGACGCCGGACCGCCCGGTCGTCGTGACGACGGACTGCGACGACACGTACCCGATGGAGCAACTCCCGGAGTTCCTCGACCTGATCAACGAGGGATACGACGTGGTGAGCGGCGACCGGCTCTACCACGGGGCCGACGCGATGCCGGACCTCAACCGGCACGGCAACCGGGCGTTCGCCCTGCTGGCGAGCGTGCTGATGGGCCGTCGCGTCCACGACACGACGACGGGGATGCGCGCGTACCGCCGCGAGGTCGTCGAGCGCATCGAGTGGACCGAGAACACTGGCCTCTCCGCTGAGCTGCTCATTCGGCCGCTGATGCGCGGCTACGACGTGGTAGAGGTCCCTATCGACTACCGGGAACGCAAGGGCCAGACGAAGCTCGACCCCTTCGCCGGCGGCGCGGCCATCGCGAAGTCCATCGCCAAGGTCTGTCTCGAAGAGCGGTTCCGCTGACCGCCGTCCGCTCCTCCCGGTTCACTCCCGCGCGGTGAGCGTGCTGTTCATCCACGCCCCGCTGACGCGCGTCTCCGGTCGGTCCGGGAGGTAGGTCCCCTCGCGTCCGCAGTCGAGAACGAGGTTGCAGACGGAGCGCTCCGGGGGCCACACGACCTCCACCGAGTCGTTTTTCGCCCGCACGGTCACCTCCTCGCGGTAGGTGACCGACGCCCCGCCGCGCTGGACCATCGTCACCGACAGGGTGACGTCCTCGGCCCCGGAGAGGGGCACGGACCGGTTCCCGACCACTCGCGTCAGGTTCTCGCCGACGACAGTCACGCCCTCCGGCGTCACCCGCCAGTCGACGGCGATCCGGTCGCCCGGGTCGCCCTCGTACGCGAACTCGGCTGCGGTCCCGTTCGCTTCGACCCGCACCGTCACCGACCCGGTGTCCCGAATGACGCCGGTACGGGTCCGGACCTCGAACGCGGCCGCTTCGCGGCGGTCGAGGCGCTCCAGTTTCGGGGTCACCCGCTCGTCCGGGGCCGGCGTCCACTCGCCCTGGTAGGTGTACCGGTAGAGCGTCCGGTTCGGGTAGGCGTCGAGGACGGCGAAGTCGTCCGCGGCGTCGCGGTCCATCGCGTACACGACCGGCCCGTCGAAGCCGGGGTCGTTCCGGAGCACCTGGAACGGGTGGTTGAGCCACTCGCCGTACGGCGTCGGGACGAACACCAGCCCGTTCTCGAAGTCGGCCGCCTCGACGGGGGCGTACGCCGCCTCGTACTTCTCGGTGTGGGCGGCGTTGCGTTCGACCGGCGGTTCGACCGCAGCGCGCTCTGCGACTCCGACGACGGGGAGCGTTACGACGAGCGCGAGCAGCAGGGCGACCCGGGCACCGCGCGGGTCGAACTGCGCCGCCGCGGCCGCCCGGAACCGGTCCCACCCCGCCACCGCGGCGCTCGCGGCGAACGCGGATAGGGGGAGCAGGAGATCGAAGTGATAGAACGGTCCGAGCACCGATATCAGGCCGTCGGTCGGGTCCGCGAACGTGGCGAGGACGTTGTAGTTCCCCCAGAAGGCGACGTTGCCGGCGATCACCGAGACGATCAGGCCGGCGAGCACGGCCCGGAGTTCGCGGTCCGGGAGCGGGTCGCCGCCCGGCTCGCCGGCCGCAGCGCGGGCGTCACGGCGGCGCAGGCCGACGAGGAAGCGGGCGACGCCCGCGGCCGCCAGCAGCGTTCCGACGGGGCCGGCCACCGTCCAGCGCGTGCCGAAGTGCCACAGCACCCACGCGTTCGCCCGGAGCGCGAGCGCCGGGGTGTATCGCAGGTCGTGGCTCAGTATCCGCCGGTAGCCGAAGCCCAGACCGTCGAGCGGGGCAAACGCCTTGTAGGGGAAGAGCAGCGGCGACCCTGTCACCGCGGCGTTGTACGCGAGGGTCGCACCCACGAACGTCAGACCGCCGGCGGCGACGACGGCGTATCGGCCGAACCACGCCCGGAACTCGTTCCGGTCCCGGCGGCCCGCGCGCCAGAGCGTCAGGCAGGCGTGGAGAATGAACGGCGTCGCGAACAGCACGGCGGTGTACGGGCGGGCGAAGAAGGCGAGCCCGACCGCGACGCCCGCCGCGGCGGCGTAGCGTCGGCTCCCGCGGCGCACTGCGCGGACGTACGCCAGCGCGAACGCCCAGTTGAACAGGGCAGCGGGCGCGTACGAGAGAAACGCCGAGGAGGTGAGCAGGAACAGTGGGGCGCCGACGAGCGCGACGGCGGCGACGACGCCCGTCCGTCGGTCGAACGCCTCCGCGGTGACGGCGTAACAGAGCGCCGCGTTGCCGGCGGCGACCGCGGCGAGCGCGACGCGGAACTCGCCGGTCACTGCCTTCGCGACGGCGAAGACGGCCGCGGGGACTGGCGTGTACTTCGGGTAGAGGCGGCCGCCGTCGTCGACGAAGAACCAGGGGCGGACGGCGTCGGGGACGGCGGGGTAGAGGTTCAACTGCCCCGCGAGCAGCATCTGGGCCTGCTGGAGATAGACGCCCTCGTCGTGGTTGTTGGAGTGGTACGGAAAGAGGTCGACGGCGAGGAAGAAGACGACCGCGCCGGCGAGCGCGGCGACGAGCGCGGCGACGTGCGTCGCGGTGACGCGCTCGCGGAGGGCGGCCGCGGACATCAGCGCTGCGACGCGGGGAACCAGGCGAGGTCGTGGTCGGCGTCCAGATCGACCGCCACGCGCGTCCCGACGTCGACCTGGTCGGTGTGGTTGTGCATGCACTCCAGCACGTCGCCGTTGTCCAGTTCGACGCGGTAGAGGACGGTCGGCCCGAGGTAGCGGCGGTGGGTCACCACGCCGTCGACCGCCGCCCCGTTCGCCGGCTCCGCGCAGAGGTCGTCGGGACGGACGAGCACGTCGAGTTTCGTCCCTTCGTACTCCTCTGCGAGCCCGTGGATGCGGTCGC
Encoded here:
- a CDS encoding aldo/keto reductase, which codes for MDRRTLGTTGWDVTEVGLGTWNIGGDWGDVSEEDGREAVRAALDEGVNFVDTADVYGDGRSERIIREVLEEYDRDERVYVATKAGRRLDPHTAERYTEENLRDHVDRSREYLGEETLDLVQLHCPPTDVYYRPEVFEALEGFKEEGRIDHYGVSVERVEEGLKAIEYPGVETVQIIFNPFRQRPADLFFERAKEEDVGVIVRVPLASGLLTGKLSRDAEFPENDHRNFNRDGEAFDVGETFAGVPFETGLGAVDELRPAVPEGATMAKFTLRWILDHDAVSTVIPGSTSPEHIRDNVAAADLPAPSDDQRAAVDEVYEEYVREHVHHRW
- a CDS encoding DUF7527 domain-containing protein, coding for MNTRTEQRVDDWSTRPVDGYQGLRDLADEQFSGAVRARGTWLFMLNGRIVGVFEGAIEDFESASATAHEAPDPSLPLLFTMLEKGGEQQAKYYTEDTPVADADGTLSSGSFTGFIELSENVLSGDYYTVYYGGKSMSCAFVGNSEELITGDEAFERANDEVGIYEVRNVDIEVTDVPDPSGGAADADGTGAASDAGGPSGTSAGADAAANEPAGREATNGGDVEAGTEPDAGAGEPTRSEPSGGAGADPQADANAARSGASEDPEPGSARNPDAREPAGGERGAGGHEANADPNAAGRGDPAAPGRGEPDEASAPDREPATDDGAGPADSDPTHPTERESFDVPGAEPEDVDAPDPDELAERAESTDAAEAATGRTVTDASSAGPDDEPTGATPAVDAAEAAVDATETEPARSDPASAEGAAGPDPNDAARESYDADLGTAEPAESDDDGVDPTYESEEEWQEARTIPSLDPDRSSTGDEESPARSETRQSRAGSRGRSAEQGGARPAGRDSGGSARRSTDRERSSGSEASRSNASRSDTAGAGTAGSDETLKQEVLEREDKIDQLQQRVSNLQGERDDLRVERDEYRDEAESLRGEVEDLEAEIERLESEVNRLERELEEARRAAGGAPNAGRQIGAAEALRGTNLFVRYASKGDATLEDAHAGDADAETVNANLRLEHHTQFDSEEAAVDGKAFDEFLTDTLEFNFVDWIVGGLLYEIRDTGHATSLEGLYDAIPQIDRAELKGDVSLVYTENGDEVREQKQFDVVLRDRMGNPLVVADLNDARDPVTQDGMATLESDASRLKGSNEHLSAAFVVTSSFFDPGALETAAEATSGSFLSRDSKKSFVKISRKQGYHLCLVESRGRDFHLNVPEL
- a CDS encoding UPF0058 family protein, which translates into the protein MHKDELLELHEQMVTIMENVAEREEVDPELFDPYYQLDVDPSHVHKSKSEHKHAVFVLGNALANAMSEDEFSSAGRIGKRMEELADDAEQRI
- a CDS encoding potassium channel family protein; this encodes MSKWRRRTALYLLSLAAVMATYAVAYHVGMAVFEGRPSSFFHSVQVVVETFTTTGFGSDAPWSSPWMNLLVVLMDLTGVFLIFLALPVFVFPLFEEALATSAPRAAEDTADHVVVCEYTPHGEALVEELETSDQEYVVVESDEEVAAELYEDDLSVIHGDPESTETLRRANADAATAVVADADDERNASIVLSAREVSPNARVVTLLEDRANEPYHRLAGADTVLSPERILGGSLADKITGSIDAPDVVGDDFEIAELTVQRDSAVAGQRLKESGIREGTGVNVVGIWERGEFRSPPSPDTVLSGGTVLLAAGRVRSLEALRRLTRSKKRRPARSNVVVLGRGEVGSTVVDELAAADVDATVVDLREMPAVDVVGDATERSTLREAGVPDATTVVLALGSDTATTFATLVVDELNPDAEIVCRAAEGESVPKLYRAGADYVLALSRVSGRMLASTVLDEDIISLDTQVEVVRAPVPALAGSTLRSANVRERTGCTVVAVEREGEMITDLGPEFRFRAGDEAIVAGRDADVNEFTALTSGDD
- a CDS encoding DUF998 domain-containing protein yields the protein MTETRRIAAATGLASAALALGGILVATLVSSSFTWAGAALSDMGRPGTGTYWLFNGVLIAAGALGVPFAYALLADAGNLVQRVGVGLFLVTVAAMAMVGVFHLPKAGHGVVAVTHYVGATLFLWVWGTGEALAGRVRRGLATVWLANAHVLAWATWVGSVAPRWFAAAEYAGALAFGGWVVVTARRLLGDSARAAA
- a CDS encoding VOC family protein, which encodes MSGIVFFAAERPSAVVSFYTDEVGATVWLEQEGCTILRHGNFLFGFCEGDVAETCGTVTFYYDDRDAVDEMHDRLADRARGPPRENEEYDIYQFFADDPEGRTVEFQTFLHPTPEV
- a CDS encoding dolichyl-phosphate hexose transferase, which gives rise to MSENADENAAGAGSDAYTFDDVSVVMGTYNEAEAIRTVLSDIDEVTDGRAEVVCVDGSSDETPEIARDHGATVIRQAPQGYGVAVREAVLTPDRPVVVTTDCDDTYPMEQLPEFLDLINEGYDVVSGDRLYHGADAMPDLNRHGNRAFALLASVLMGRRVHDTTTGMRAYRREVVERIEWTENTGLSAELLIRPLMRGYDVVEVPIDYRERKGQTKLDPFAGGAAIAKSIAKVCLEERFR
- a CDS encoding DUF7846 domain-containing protein is translated as MSAAALRERVTATHVAALVAALAGAVVFFLAVDLFPYHSNNHDEGVYLQQAQMLLAGQLNLYPAVPDAVRPWFFVDDGGRLYPKYTPVPAAVFAVAKAVTGEFRVALAAVAAGNAALCYAVTAEAFDRRTGVVAAVALVGAPLFLLTSSAFLSYAPAALFNWAFALAYVRAVRRGSRRYAAAAGVAVGLAFFARPYTAVLFATPFILHACLTLWRAGRRDRNEFRAWFGRYAVVAAGGLTFVGATLAYNAAVTGSPLLFPYKAFAPLDGLGFGYRRILSHDLRYTPALALRANAWVLWHFGTRWTVAGPVGTLLAAAGVARFLVGLRRRDARAAAGEPGGDPLPDRELRAVLAGLIVSVIAGNVAFWGNYNVLATFADPTDGLISVLGPFYHFDLLLPLSAFAASAAVAGWDRFRAAAAAQFDPRGARVALLLALVVTLPVVGVAERAAVEPPVERNAAHTEKYEAAYAPVEAADFENGLVFVPTPYGEWLNHPFQVLRNDPGFDGPVVYAMDRDAADDFAVLDAYPNRTLYRYTYQGEWTPAPDERVTPKLERLDRREAAAFEVRTRTGVIRDTGSVTVRVEANGTAAEFAYEGDPGDRIAVDWRVTPEGVTVVGENLTRVVGNRSVPLSGAEDVTLSVTMVQRGGASVTYREEVTVRAKNDSVEVVWPPERSVCNLVLDCGREGTYLPDRPETRVSGAWMNSTLTARE